The Fragaria vesca subsp. vesca linkage group LG2, FraVesHawaii_1.0, whole genome shotgun sequence genome includes a window with the following:
- the LOC101295869 gene encoding uncharacterized protein LOC101295869 translates to MATLRSFISSFSSSSSSSSSSSSSLPLLRSPSPPPPPPPPPPIFRRVANPRRFSRLVLASSSSSPPSPFDDLGRPTRPVQSSKKSVVSNLIQEIEPLNVSLIQKDVPPTTVDAMKRTISGMLGLLPSDQFQVVIEALWEPLSKLLVSSMMTGYTLRNAEYRLCLERNFDVSEENLEKQTSEDSKILLESANLIKFHAKDELSPKAGEVMEDPLENLDIQGLGEVSQEVQQYILHLQAHLSSAKKELHDVKRKSAALQMQQFVGEEKNDLLDYLRSLHPEKVAELSEPTSPELKEIIHSVVHGLLATLSPKMHSKAPPSSENTSAGAINVGSEDCAELLENTSLQFQPLILLTRDYLARLLFWCMLLGHYLKGLEYRMELTELLALTSDPEGDTPDGQQIA, encoded by the exons ATGGCCACCCTTCGCTCCTTCATCTCCTCCTTCTCTTCTTCTTCTTCTTCTTCTTCTTCTTCTTCTTCTTCTCTTCCGCTGCTTCGCTCTCCTTCTCCTCCTCCTCCTCCTCCTCCTCCTCCGCCTATCTTCCGCCGCGTCGCTAACCCCAGAAGATTCTCGCGCCTCGTTCTCGCTTCTTCTTCGTCGTCTCCGCCTTCTCCTTTCGACGATCTCGGAAGGCCAACGCGTCCGGTTCAGTCCTCCAAG AAATCGGTGGTGTCGAATTTGATACAAGAGATAGAGCCCTTGAACGTGAGCCTTATTCAGAAAGATGTTCCGCCTACGACTGTGGATGCTATGAAGAGGACTATCTCGGGCATGCTGGGCTTACTTCCGTCTGATCAATTCCAAGTTGTTATTGAGGCTCTATGGGAACCACTCTCCAAGTTGTTGGTTTCTTCAATGATGACCGG GTATACTCTAAGGAATGCTGAATATAGACTTTGCCTAGAACGAAATTTTGATGTATCTGAAGAAAATCTTGAAAAGCAAACATCAGAAGATTCTAAAATTTTGCTTGAAAGTGCAAACCTAATCAAATTTCATGCAAAAGACGAGTTGTCACCTAAGGCTGGAGAAGTCATGGAAGATCCATTGGAGAATCTTGATATTCAAGGCCTTGGCGAAGTGTCACAGGAGGTTCAACAATATATTCTCCATTTGCAGGCTCATTTGTCTTCTGCCAAAAAG GAACTCCATGATGTCAAAAGGAAAAGTGCTGCCCTTCAAATGCAACAGTTTGTTGGGGAAGAAAAGAATGATTTACTGGACTATTTAAGATCACTACATCCCGAAAAG GTAGCTGAGCTATCAGAACCAACATCCCCTGAACTTAAAGAAATAATCCACTCTGTTGTCCATGGTCTACTTGCAACCCTCTCTCCAAAGATGCATTCTAAGGCACCTCCTTCATCTGAGAATACCTCAGCTGGAGCAATAAATGTTGGCAGTGAAGATTGTGCTGAACTACTTGAGAACACGTCACTACAGTTTCAGCCCCTTATTCTATTAACACGGGACTACCTAGCACGCCTCCTCTTCTG GTGCATGCTGTTAGGACACTACCTTAAGGGCCTTGAGTATCGAATGGAGCTAACCGAACTTCTTGCCCTGACTAGTGATCCTGAAGGTGATACCCCTGATGGGCAACAAATTGCCTAA